The Orenia marismortui DSM 5156 DNA segment TTTAATTTATTATTCTCAGATAGTATCTTTTTAAAACTACTTTCTAGTTTATTATTATCTTCCTTTAAACTTTCATTTTTTTCCTGGACTCGACAAAGCTTATCAGCAAAGTTCATAGCTCCAAGTATTATCACTCTATTTCTAGAAATTGATGTTATATTTTCTTGTATTTCTTTCATATGCTCATCAACAAAATTAGCAATACTCATAATATATTCAGAAGATTCTTTTCCCTTAATAATATATTCTTCACCTAAAATTTCAACTTTAACTTCAGATTTATTATAAGAGTTTTCTTTACTCAATATTATTCCCTCCAAAGAGTTTAAAGTATTATCTTAATTATTTTTAACTATATATTAATTCAACATATTAATAAAAACTCCTTCCCAAATAATAGAAAACCTTGTTATCAGTAGATAACAAGGTTGAATATACAAATTGGAGCGAAAGACGAGATTCGAACTCGCGACCTTCTCGTTGGCAACGAGATGCTCTACCAGCTGAGCTACTTTCGCATAAAATGGTGGAGGGGAGAGGATTTGAACCTCTGAAGGCGTCGCCGGCAGATTTACAGTCTGCTCCCTTTGACCACTCGGGAACCCCTCCATAATATTAAATTTACAATTTATAATGTCCAATTTACAATTAAAAAAAATTAGCAAGTTAAAATCTTTATTTTTAATTATCAATTATTAATTATATATTGTTAATTGAATTAGTGGTACCCCCAAGGGGATTCGAACCCCTGTCGACGGGATGAAAACCCGTTATCCTAGGCCACTAGACGATGGGGGCAAATGGCTGGGATGGCTGGATTCGAACCAGCGAATGCAG contains these protein-coding regions:
- a CDS encoding cell division protein ZapA, producing MSKENSYNKSEVKVEILGEEYIIKGKESSEYIMSIANFVDEHMKEIQENITSISRNRVIILGAMNFADKLCRVQEKNESLKEDNNKLESSFKKILSENNKLKEKYRELKEEYEEFLELVEKGDFD